From a region of the Chitinophaga caseinilytica genome:
- a CDS encoding fasciclin domain-containing protein: MQSNPIKTIFTGCMVVTIAIATNGCDKDKNDARPQDNSRIPQVLTDNFNLTVMNTVVLRTHMKNELLKSGPYTLFAPSDEAFNKAGYGTVTAILGASQQLIDGMANYHVMPGLYDLQKMPFLFNQEIKSFSGKLFVTRWVKGQDTIITVNGSRLLSSGISASNGYVQVIDRVLEPYRHEQVGNAVAGEKSLTLFYHALRVAGMIPLLEGAGPLTVYAPANDAMKAYGYPTLETIEATDPAILRNMLRYHIAADRRFVNDYILSTGSGSATTQGMINNNSVKVTLVPDPQQPGNFTGITLRGTGNTADVKLVRRDIIAGNGVLHITDQVLRINQ, from the coding sequence ATGCAATCCAATCCGATCAAAACGATATTCACCGGCTGCATGGTGGTGACGATAGCCATCGCCACCAACGGCTGCGATAAAGATAAAAACGACGCGCGGCCACAAGACAACAGCCGCATTCCACAGGTGCTGACAGACAACTTCAACCTGACCGTCATGAACACCGTGGTGCTGCGTACGCATATGAAAAACGAATTGCTGAAGTCCGGTCCCTATACCCTTTTCGCGCCATCGGACGAGGCTTTCAACAAAGCCGGTTACGGTACCGTGACGGCCATCCTCGGCGCCAGCCAGCAATTGATTGACGGCATGGCCAATTACCATGTGATGCCGGGGCTGTACGATCTGCAGAAAATGCCTTTCCTCTTCAACCAGGAGATCAAAAGTTTCAGCGGCAAGCTGTTTGTGACGCGATGGGTGAAGGGGCAGGATACGATCATCACGGTGAACGGGAGCCGCCTCCTTTCATCCGGCATTTCGGCGAGCAATGGCTATGTGCAGGTGATCGACCGGGTGCTGGAGCCTTACCGGCATGAGCAGGTGGGGAATGCGGTTGCGGGGGAAAAGAGCCTGACGCTTTTTTACCATGCGCTCCGTGTGGCAGGAATGATTCCCCTGCTGGAAGGTGCCGGGCCGCTGACGGTTTACGCGCCCGCCAACGACGCCATGAAGGCCTACGGCTACCCCACGCTGGAAACCATTGAAGCCACCGATCCCGCCATCCTGCGGAATATGCTGCGCTACCACATCGCGGCAGACCGCCGTTTCGTGAACGATTACATATTATCTACGGGCAGCGGATCGGCCACCACACAGGGGATGATCAACAACAACTCCGTGAAGGTGACGCTGGTGCCCGATCCCCAGCAACCCGGCAACTTCACCGGCATTACGCTCCGCGGAACGGGGAACACGGCAGACGTG